A part of Rhodamnia argentea isolate NSW1041297 chromosome 8, ASM2092103v1, whole genome shotgun sequence genomic DNA contains:
- the LOC115754123 gene encoding 50S ribosomal protein L10, chloroplastic: MEATLLSSSSSKPPPGSTLLTRPANPFLPPTLSPRPARRGPHFPSIRAAISRSRKEETVDTVKQQLENCHLVAGIKYKGFTVKQFQELRRTLPETTKLLVAKNTLVFKAIEGTEWEALKPCMKGMNAWLFVHSEEIPGAIKPYRDFMKEKKLENNDFSGAVFEGQFYGPDEFKVLENMPTRAEVYAKLLGALQSPGIGLVGTLQAPARDVVMVLQAFVKKLEEESGGQ, encoded by the coding sequence ATGGAGGCCActctcctctcttcctcctcctccaaaccGCCCCCCGGTTCCACCCTACTGACCCGACCCGCAAACCCATTTCTTCCCCCGACCCTCAGCCCCAGACCCGCCCGCCGTGGCCCCCACTTCCCTTCCATCCGGGCTGCCATCTCCCGCTCCAGGAAGGAAGAGACCGTGGACACCGTGAAGCAGCAGCTCGAGAACTGCCACCTGGTCGCCGGAATTAAATACAAGGGCTTCACCGTCAAGCAGTTCCAGGAGCTCCGGCGGACCCTCCCGGAAACCACCAAGCTCCTCGTCGCCAAGAACACCCTCGTCTTCAAGGCCATCGAGGGGACCGAGTGGGAGGCCCTCAAGCCGTGCATGAAGGGCATGAACGCGTGGCTCTTCGTGCACAGCGAGGAGATCCCGGGGGCGATCAAGCCTTACAGGGACttcatgaaggagaagaagctGGAGAACAACGACTTCAGTGGCGCGGTCTTCGAGGGGCAGTTCTACGGGCCCGATGAGTTCAAGGTGCTCGAGAATATGCCCACGAGAGCCGAGGTGTACGCGAAGCTGTTGGGTGCTTTGCAGAGTCCTGGGATTGGATTGGTGGGGACTTTACAGGCGCCGGCCAGGGATGTCGTCATGGTCTTGCAGGCATTTGTGAAGAAATTGGAGGAAGAAAGTGGCGGGCAGTAA